A genomic region of Dreissena polymorpha isolate Duluth1 chromosome 4, UMN_Dpol_1.0, whole genome shotgun sequence contains the following coding sequences:
- the LOC127879948 gene encoding FMRFamide receptor-like, whose amino-acid sequence MNSENDSYAVWSDVNVTTTSSLSLWTNGAESTCNGTEMPLLDEAAWVNKIITPFIYTLGFPGNSISFLIWIRPKMRHSSGVYLAALALADFIFLVLHFMFELNTVWGVPLLSYPVLCEGFTIIFLTFQYLAPLLVLSFTVERYISICHPFKREQFCTTHRARIVSISLALGCLATCGIQGYFWTYTGDEDGCTLRATVIAGDSASLWSIWSYVTETLMFLVVPLSVLVFNILVIREAKRLSEYEETQLHGRSHKTSATTIMLLVVSFYLIITTLPATIVYATGPIFTPGKACDDPARKSYGIYLLIRSIAEEIGISHFALNFYIYMVTGKQFREEFKRLFGLKRTKPHPEKLGTEYTTLRSSFQGSLKKNLTVRMTSNGTESVNHKRQNGSESSV is encoded by the coding sequence ATGAACTCAGAAAACGATAGTTACGCCGTTTGGAGTGACGTCAATGTCACGACGACGTCTTCACTGTCGCTTTGGACAAATGGTGCCGAATCTACGTGCAACGGCACTGAAATGCCCTTACTTGATGAAGCAGCGTGGGTTAACAAAATCATAACGCCTTTTATATATACGTTAGGTTTTCCAGGAAATAGCATTTCATTTCTTATCTGGATACGACCGAAAATGCGCCACTCGTCTGGTGTATACTTGGCAGCATTGGCTTTAGCGGATTTCATCTTCCTTGTTCttcattttatgtttgaattGAATACAGTATGGGGCGTACCGTTGCTAAGTTACCCAGTGCTCTGTGAAGGGTTTACAATCATTTTCCTAACTTTCCAATATCTAGCACCGTTATTAGTTCTTTCGTTTACCGTTGAAAGATACATCTCAATATGTCATCCATTTAAGAGAGAACAATTCTGTACCACACATCGTGCCAGAATCGTGTCTATTTCGCTTGCATTAGGCTGCCTCGCAACATGCGGTATCCAAGGTTACTTTTGGACTTATACTGGTGACGAAGACGGATGCACCCTTAGGGCAACAGTCATTGCCGGCGACAGTGCTTCTTTGTGGTCCATATGGTCATACGTCACCGAAACTTTGATGTTCCTTGTTGTTCCATTAAGCGTGCTAGTGTTTAACATTCTTGTTATCAGGGAGGCAAAACGTCTTTCAGAATATGAAGAAACACAGCTTCATGGTCGGTCTCACAAGACTTCAGCCACTACTATAATGTTGCTAGTGGTATCATTTTACCTGATCATAACAACACTACCCGCGACAATCGTTTACGCTACCGGTCCTATCTTCACTCCGGGAAAGGCGTGCGATGATCCAGCAAGAAAAAGTTACGGTATTTATCTTTTAATTAGAAGTATTGCGGAGGAAATCGGAATTTCGCATTTTGCATTGAACTTCTATATTTACATGGTGACTGGAAAACAATTCAGGGAGGAATTCAAAAGACTGTTCGGACTTAAGAGAACAAAACCCCACCCTGAAAAACTGGGAACCGAATACACAACACTTCGATCCAGTTTTCAAGGAAGTTTAAAGAAAAATCTTACCGTTCGAATGACAAGCAACGGTACCGAAAGTGTCAATCATAAAAGGCAAAACGGGTCAGAATCTAGTGTATAA